A section of the Malaclemys terrapin pileata isolate rMalTer1 chromosome 15, rMalTer1.hap1, whole genome shotgun sequence genome encodes:
- the PELP1 gene encoding proline-, glutamic acid- and leucine-rich protein 1, translating to FAQLQQLACECYALLPSLGAGFTQGLKHTECWEQELHGLLATLHGLLGNLYEGAETDPLPYEGPGVGLLLPPAPPDGETSFVLNLYNRFSGLAKCLQLLLRAKESPGLQPLPGFSCYTLSQFRSTDAERRREDPLLAGELRREGPLLAGSEFVAPVTVPVQDILDLVCRALNISIKNISWFGDGPLKMLLLPAVHLEILDVLAALILACGARLARWGSVLGRLFPQVLGAWSSSSDSVPPGQEKPYSAVRTRLYQVLELWVQVGGAGAGVLQGPTHHSEALLAHLLNDIAPPTDSVKLKVGRPSSEGKPSAPKKPKLSEGGEAPSLHRKQDPMANSDVCKAALQALSRAILLGGSLVKEETHRRLQELVVPLLLRLAQGDVPPGGSYASPACRHQLYRLLLALLLAPAPACPPPLHCALRAFALGQRDPSLQVSSFCAEALVTCSVLARPRVPSLQLPLPAAGPAPSDLAASPFRQAPPFPAPPPARPPSANHLGLAPPRLPPSAGPGLALAEEPGEAGDPRLLAPPSPGGAEEGGAGLGGKSRRPVYVHYEKEEESDVEISLESDSDDSVVIVPKGLLPKPPPPPPPPPAPPSPAPAQPPEEPPAAPLLPAASEALPGLGEENPAVININSSEEEEEEFPEEEEDEEEEEEEEEEYFDEEDEDFEEEEEEEEFEEEEELGEEEEEEEEYEEEEGLSEEEEEEEEGALSEEERVPPGPQELPAAPREPDDLIMEVEESQAPEPPPPEEVEEEEVVVMKASPLPAPQPSREEEEELEELPPAPPTPPQQASPLQAPPLGQEEMGAEPPLLEAPPPILEEEQPPKDEGAPPAGEQRDGTGEGAQPSPEREQPAGKAEAEADETETMLADFIDCPPDDEKGPPEPGP from the exons TTCGCCCAACTGCAGCAG CTGGCGTGCGAATGCTACGCGCTGCTGCCCTCGCTGGGCGCCGGCTTCACCCAGGGGCTGAAGCACacagagtgctgggagcaggagctgcacGGCCTGCTGGCCACGCTGCACGGCCTGCTGGGAAACCTCTACGAGGGCGCCGAGACAG acCCCCTGCCCTACGAGGGCCCGGgtgtggggctgctgctgccgccggcgCCGCCTGACGGGGAAACCAGCTTCGTCCTGAACCTCTACAACCGCTTCTCCGGCCTGGCCAAGTGCCTGCAACTCCTGCTGAG ggctaaggagtcacctggccttcaaccccttcctgggttctcatgttacacactcag ccaattccgctccacggatgccgaacgtcgccgggaggatcctctgctggccggcgagcttcgccgggagggtcccctgctggccgg CAGCGAGTTTGTGGCTCCGGTGACCGTTCCGGTCCAGGACATTCTGGATCTCGTGTGCCGGGCTCTGAACATCTCCATTAAGAACATC agctggtTCGGCGATGGTCCCctgaagatgctgctgctgccggcTGTTCACCTGGAGATCCTGGATGTGCTGGCGGCCTTGATCCTGGC gtGTGGGGCCCGGCTGGCGCGCTGGGGCAGCGTTCTGGGCCGGCTCTTCCCCCAGgtgctgggtgcctggagcagcagcagcgacTCGGTGCCACCGGGCCAAGAGAAGCCCTACAG CGCCGTGCGCACCAGGCTCTACCAGGTCCTGGAGCTGTGGGTGCAGGTGGGCGGGGCCGGCGCGGGGGTGCTGCAGGGCCCCACCCACCACAGCGAGGCCCTGCTGGCCCACCTGCTGAACGACATCGCCCCCCCCACGGACAGCGTCAag ctgaaAGTGGGGCGCCCTAGCTCGGAGGGGAAGCCCAGCGCCCCCAAGAAGCCGAAGCTCTCGGAGGGGGGtgaggccccctccctgcaccgcaAGCAGGACCCCATGGCTAACAGTGACGTCTGCAAGGCGGCTCTGCAAG CGCTGAGCCGGGCCATCCTGCTGGGAGGGAGTCTGGTCAAGGAGGAGACCCACAGG aggctgcaggagcTGGTGGTGCCGCTGCTGCTCCGCCTGGCCCAGGGGGACGTCCCCCCCGGGGGCTCCTACGCCAGCCCGGCCTGTCGCCACCAGCTCTACCGCCTGCTGttggccctgctcctggcaccCGCGcccgcctgccccccgcccctgcactgCGCCCTGCGGGCATTTGCCCTGGGCCAGCGGGATCCCAGCCTGCAG GTCTCGTCCTTCTGCGCCGAAGCCCTGGTGACCTGCAGCGTCCTGGCACGCCCCCGGGTGccctccctgcagctgcccctccctgctgctggccctgccccctcggACCTGGCCGCCTCCCCCTTCCGCCAGGCCCCGCCCTTCCCCGCCCCGCCGCCCGCCCGCCCCCCGTCCGCCAACCACCTGGGGCTGGCACCGCCCCGGCTGCCCCCTTCCGCCGGCCCTGGCCTGGCGCTGGCAGAGGAGCCTGGAGAGGCGGGTGacccccggctgctggccccgcccTCGCCTGGGGGTGcggaggaggggggggcggggctggggggcaagTCCCGTCGCCCCGTATACGTGCACTACGAGAAGGAGGAGGAGTCGGACGTGGAGATCTCCCTGGAGAGCGACTCCGATGACAGCGTGGTCATCGTCCCCAAGGGGCTGCTGCCCAagccccccccgccgcctccgcctccccctgcgcccccctccccagcccctgcccagccccccgaggAGCCACCCGCCGCCCCGCTCCTGCCCGCCGCCAGCGAGGCACTGCCCGGCCTGGGCGAGGAGAACCCGGCTGTGATCAACATTAAcagcagcgaggaggaggaggaggagttcccggaggaggaggaagacgaggaggaggaggaagaggaggaggaggagtacttCGATGAGGAAGACGAGGActtcgaggaggaggaggaggaggaggaattcgaggaggaggaagagctgggggaggaggaagaggaggaggaggagtacgaggaggaggaagggctgtcggaggaagaggaggaggaggaggagggggccctGTCGGAGGAAGAGCGGgtgccccccggcccccaggAGCTGCCGGCCGCGCCCAGGGAGCCGGACGATCTCATCATGGAGGTAGAGGAGAGCCAGGCACCCGAGCCGCCGCCCcccgaggaggtggaggaggaggaggtggtggtgatgaAGGCTAGCCCCTTGCCCGCCCCCCAGCCATCgcgagaggaggaggaggagctggaggagctgccgccggccccgcccaccccaccccagcaggcCAGCCCCCTCCAGGCCCCGCCTCTTGGCCAGGAGGAGATGGGAGCAGAGCCCCCACTGCTggaagccccgccccccatcctggaggaggagcagcccccCAAGGACGAGGGGGCGCCCCCGGCGGGGGAGCAAAGGGATGGCACCGGAGagggggcccagcccagccccgagcGGGAGCAGCCGGCCGGGAAGGCAGAG GCGGAGGCGGACGAGACAGAGACCATGCTGGCTGACTTCATCGACTGCCCCCCGGACGACGAGAAGGGGCCCCCTGAACCTGGCCCCTAG